One Thioclava electrotropha DNA segment encodes these proteins:
- the glgB gene encoding 1,4-alpha-glucan branching protein GlgB, producing MTLSRDEAEALIHAQHPDPFSVLGLHDGEIVALVPGAEEVWALGKTEVALEPVVPGIFIGKWTEETYRLRARHDQTTWDFDDPYGFAPVLGAIDEYLIGEGTHTRLWEKLGAHVITHQDVEGVHFAVWAPNARRVSVVGDFNFWDGRRHQMRRIGASGVWEIFVPGIHAGALYKYELLDTEGTVLPLKADPVGFGAEHPPAQASVVRKLGRHRFGDSAWCQTRAEAQERHAPISVYEVHLGSWMRVWDEGGRPLSYHELAEKLVDYVCDMGFTHIELLPITEHPFDGSWGYQPIGLYAPTIRHGRPEEFAEFVDAAHRRGLGVILDWVPGHFPTDDHGLRHFDGTALYEHADPKEGFHQDWNTLIYNYGRREVSNYLLANALFWLEEYHLDGLRVDAVASMLYRDYSRAAGEWVPNKYGGRENLEAIEFLQNMNAASYGGAEGIMTVAEESTAYPGVTRPVHEDGLGFGYKWNMGWMNDSLRYFARDPLYRKFHHSELTFASSYIYSENFILPISHDEVVHGKGSMLGKMPGNDPEKYANLRAFYAFQWAHPGKKLLFMGQEFGQWSEWSHERELDWYLLDDPRHEGLRALVRDLNRLYRETPALHWGDCEPEGFEWISADDSEASVFIFERRAPGSDPVVVVANLTPVEHSYRIGLPLDGEWCEILNTDSGFYGGENRGNLGAIRAEDHAQGRCAQSAEVYLPPLSVVMFTPA from the coding sequence ATGACACTTTCCCGCGACGAGGCCGAAGCGCTTATCCACGCGCAACATCCCGATCCGTTTTCCGTGCTGGGGCTGCATGACGGGGAAATCGTGGCGCTTGTGCCCGGCGCCGAAGAGGTCTGGGCGCTTGGCAAGACAGAGGTCGCGCTGGAGCCCGTCGTGCCGGGGATCTTCATCGGCAAATGGACCGAGGAAACCTACCGTCTGCGCGCGCGGCACGATCAGACGACATGGGATTTCGACGACCCTTACGGCTTCGCGCCGGTGCTCGGCGCGATCGACGAATACCTGATCGGGGAGGGGACGCATACGCGGCTCTGGGAGAAGCTCGGCGCCCATGTGATTACCCATCAGGACGTCGAAGGCGTTCATTTCGCGGTCTGGGCGCCCAATGCGCGCCGCGTCTCGGTCGTGGGCGATTTCAATTTCTGGGACGGCCGCCGCCACCAGATGCGCCGCATCGGCGCGTCCGGCGTGTGGGAGATTTTCGTTCCCGGCATCCATGCAGGCGCGCTCTACAAATACGAGTTGCTCGACACCGAAGGCACGGTGCTGCCGCTGAAGGCCGACCCGGTCGGTTTCGGCGCAGAGCACCCGCCCGCGCAGGCCTCGGTCGTGCGCAAGCTTGGGCGGCATCGCTTCGGCGACAGTGCATGGTGTCAGACCCGCGCCGAGGCGCAGGAACGCCACGCGCCGATCTCGGTCTACGAGGTGCACCTGGGCTCTTGGATGCGGGTCTGGGACGAGGGGGGCAGGCCGCTCTCGTATCACGAACTGGCCGAGAAGCTGGTCGATTACGTCTGCGACATGGGCTTCACCCATATCGAGCTGCTTCCCATTACCGAACATCCGTTCGACGGCTCCTGGGGCTATCAGCCGATCGGGCTTTACGCGCCGACGATCCGCCACGGCCGCCCCGAGGAATTCGCGGAATTCGTGGATGCGGCGCACCGGCGGGGCCTCGGTGTGATCCTCGACTGGGTGCCCGGGCATTTCCCGACCGACGATCACGGGTTGAGACATTTCGACGGCACGGCGCTCTATGAACATGCCGACCCGAAAGAGGGTTTCCATCAGGACTGGAACACGCTGATCTACAATTACGGGCGGCGGGAAGTGTCCAACTACCTGCTCGCCAACGCCTTGTTCTGGCTGGAGGAATATCACCTAGACGGGCTGCGCGTGGATGCGGTTGCCTCGATGCTCTACCGCGACTACTCGCGCGCGGCCGGCGAATGGGTGCCCAACAAATATGGCGGGCGCGAGAACCTCGAGGCGATCGAATTCCTGCAAAACATGAACGCGGCCTCTTATGGCGGCGCGGAAGGCATCATGACGGTGGCGGAGGAAAGCACCGCCTATCCCGGTGTCACGCGCCCCGTGCATGAGGATGGGTTGGGCTTCGGCTACAAGTGGAACATGGGCTGGATGAACGACTCCTTGCGCTATTTCGCGCGCGATCCGCTCTATCGCAAGTTCCACCACAGCGAGTTGACCTTCGCGAGCTCGTACATTTACAGCGAGAATTTCATCCTGCCGATCAGCCATGACGAGGTCGTCCATGGCAAGGGCTCGATGCTTGGCAAGATGCCCGGCAACGACCCCGAGAAATACGCCAATCTGCGCGCCTTCTACGCCTTCCAATGGGCGCATCCGGGCAAGAAGCTTTTGTTCATGGGGCAGGAATTCGGCCAATGGTCGGAATGGAGCCATGAGCGCGAGCTGGACTGGTATCTGCTCGACGATCCGCGCCACGAGGGGCTGCGCGCGCTGGTACGCGATCTCAACCGGCTTTACCGCGAGACGCCCGCGCTGCATTGGGGCGATTGCGAGCCGGAGGGGTTCGAATGGATCTCCGCCGACGATTCCGAGGCCTCAGTCTTCATCTTCGAACGCCGCGCGCCCGGGTCCGATCCGGTCGTGGTGGTCGCGAACCTGACCCCGGTCGAACACAGCTACCGCATCGGCCTGCCGCTGGACGGCGAGTGGTGCGAGATACTCAACACGGATTCCGGTTTCTACGGCGGCGAGAACCGCGGCAATCTCGGTGCGATCCGCGCCGAAGACCACGCGCAGGGGCGCTGCGCCCAGAGCGCGGAGGTGTATCTGCCGCCGCTGTCAGTCGTGATGTTCACGCCCGCGTAA
- a CDS encoding glycogen/starch/alpha-glucan phosphorylase, which produces MGKDPDHASVYDWRMALSLAIRDRVVAPWFAATRRTWEEGRKRVYYLSMEFLIGRMLEDAAINLGLRATCREAMEALGQDWEAVVENEPDAALGNGGLGRLAACYMESMATLGCPGYGYGIRYEHGLFKQRFEGGRQVETPEDWLKQRHPWEFERPEAAYEIGFKGHVETLDGKPHWVPGETVLAEAYDMPIIGWEGKWANTLRLWSAKPTEQFDLARFNHGDYAAAAEPEALARTLSRVLYPDDTTYAGKELRLKQEYFLTSAALQDIMRRHLAAGHTIEELPEFVAIQMNDTHPAIAGPELIRILTDLHDMEFDAALDITMQCLGYTNHTLLPEALERWATYLMGTVLPRHMQIIEKIDSWHRRKFPKRAHYVGIVKHQEVRMGELAFITSHKVNGVSALHTELIKRNLFPELDRLHPGRIINQTNGITPRRWLRMANGELSHLIIDTIGDGWEADLDKLRGLEAYAEDASFRDAFMAAKRRNKVHLADWVRDTQGITLDPDAIFDIQVKRIHEYKRQLLNILQTIAEWHAIRENPQAEFQPRVKIFGGKAAPGYHTAKQIIRLINDVAEVVNNDPYVDGRLKIVYPPNYNVSMAERLIPAADLSEQISTAGKEASGTGNMKFALNGALTIGTLDGANVEIREQVGAENFFLFGMTADEVMERRRDPEHARHAILASQPLQDVLQMIAEGRFSPEEPERYHDLVHNMWHSDYFLVASDFDAYAAAQKEVDTAFADRAGWAKMAVLNTARMGFFSSDRAIKGYMDEIWTTQSAL; this is translated from the coding sequence ATGGGCAAGGATCCCGATCACGCCTCGGTCTATGACTGGCGCATGGCGCTGTCTCTGGCGATCCGCGACCGGGTCGTGGCGCCGTGGTTCGCAGCGACCCGGCGGACATGGGAAGAGGGGCGCAAGCGCGTCTATTATCTCTCGATGGAATTCCTGATCGGGCGGATGCTGGAGGATGCCGCGATCAACCTCGGTCTGCGCGCCACCTGCCGCGAGGCGATGGAGGCGCTTGGACAGGACTGGGAGGCCGTGGTCGAGAACGAACCCGACGCGGCGCTTGGCAATGGCGGGCTAGGGCGGTTGGCCGCGTGCTACATGGAGAGCATGGCGACGCTGGGCTGTCCCGGCTACGGTTATGGCATCCGCTATGAACACGGTCTCTTCAAGCAGCGCTTCGAGGGCGGGCGACAGGTCGAGACGCCGGAGGACTGGCTCAAGCAGCGCCACCCGTGGGAATTCGAGCGTCCCGAAGCCGCCTATGAGATCGGCTTCAAGGGCCATGTCGAAACGCTGGACGGCAAGCCGCATTGGGTGCCGGGCGAGACCGTTCTGGCCGAGGCCTATGACATGCCGATCATCGGCTGGGAGGGCAAATGGGCGAACACGCTGCGGCTCTGGTCGGCCAAGCCCACCGAGCAGTTTGACCTCGCGCGGTTCAATCATGGCGATTACGCCGCCGCGGCCGAACCCGAGGCGCTGGCGCGCACGCTATCTCGCGTCCTTTATCCCGATGACACGACCTATGCGGGCAAGGAATTGCGCCTCAAGCAGGAGTATTTCCTGACCTCCGCCGCGCTGCAGGACATCATGCGCCGCCATCTGGCCGCCGGGCATACGATCGAGGAACTGCCGGAGTTCGTCGCGATCCAGATGAACGACACGCATCCGGCGATCGCGGGGCCGGAGCTGATCCGCATCCTCACCGATCTGCATGACATGGAGTTCGACGCCGCGCTCGACATCACCATGCAATGTCTGGGCTACACCAACCACACGCTGTTGCCTGAGGCGCTGGAGCGTTGGGCGACCTATCTGATGGGCACCGTGCTGCCGCGCCATATGCAGATCATCGAAAAGATCGACAGCTGGCACCGGCGCAAATTCCCCAAACGCGCGCATTACGTCGGCATCGTGAAGCATCAGGAAGTGCGGATGGGCGAGCTGGCCTTCATCACCTCGCATAAGGTCAACGGCGTCTCTGCGCTCCATACCGAGCTGATCAAGCGCAACCTGTTCCCGGAACTCGACCGGCTGCATCCCGGACGCATCATCAACCAGACCAACGGGATCACGCCGCGCCGCTGGCTGCGGATGGCCAATGGCGAACTGTCGCATCTGATCATCGACACGATCGGCGATGGGTGGGAGGCCGATCTCGACAAGCTGCGCGGGCTGGAGGCTTACGCCGAGGATGCGAGCTTCCGCGACGCTTTCATGGCCGCGAAACGGCGCAACAAGGTGCATCTGGCGGATTGGGTGCGCGACACGCAAGGGATCACCCTCGACCCCGATGCGATCTTCGACATTCAGGTCAAGCGCATCCACGAATACAAGCGCCAGCTGCTCAACATCCTGCAGACCATTGCCGAATGGCACGCGATCCGCGAGAACCCGCAGGCCGAGTTCCAGCCCCGCGTGAAGATCTTCGGCGGCAAGGCGGCGCCGGGCTATCACACCGCGAAACAGATCATCCGGCTGATCAATGACGTGGCCGAGGTGGTCAATAACGACCCTTACGTCGACGGGCGTCTCAAGATCGTCTATCCGCCGAACTACAATGTCTCCATGGCCGAGCGGCTGATCCCGGCGGCGGACCTGTCAGAGCAGATCTCGACCGCGGGCAAGGAAGCCTCCGGCACTGGCAACATGAAATTCGCACTGAACGGCGCGCTGACAATCGGCACGCTCGATGGCGCGAATGTGGAAATTCGTGAACAGGTTGGCGCGGAGAACTTCTTCCTCTTCGGCATGACCGCCGATGAGGTGATGGAGCGCCGGCGCGATCCCGAACATGCGCGCCACGCCATCCTTGCAAGCCAGCCTTTGCAGGACGTGCTGCAGATGATCGCCGAGGGACGGTTTTCTCCTGAGGAACCGGAACGCTATCACGATCTTGTTCATAATATGTGGCACAGCGATTATTTCCTCGTGGCTTCCGATTTCGACGCCTACGCGGCGGCCCAGAAAGAGGTGGACACAGCCTTCGCCGATCGCGCAGGCTGGGCGAAGATGGCTGTTTTGAACACCGCGCGGATGGGGTTCTTCTCCTCCGACCGGGCGATCAAGGGCTACATGGACGAGATCTGGACCACGCAATCGGCCCTGTGA
- the glgX gene encoding glycogen debranching protein GlgX, with product MKITPGEADPLGATPCEGGVNFALASAHAERVELCLFTKSGEQRIDLPGRSGPTWHGFVAGLKPGARYGYRVHGPWAPEAGHRFNPAKLLIDPYAREIDSKISWQAPMQYGKSKPDRRNSASVTPKSVVAEIARPDWDRPQHSWSETVIYEAHPKGLTMTHPEVPGALRGTWAGLASDPILSHLTDLGITAIELLPSCAYLDDRFLVEKGLSNYWGYQPIANFAPEPRYSGADPRGEFREMVRRFHGAGIEVILDVVYNHTGEGNAIGPMLSLRGIDNANYYRLTPEGAYIDETGTGNTLDLSNPLCLRLVMDCLRHWVEEMGVDGFRFDLAATLARGTSGAVEAHAQFLAALEQDPVLRTVKLIAEPWDIGPGGYYLGGFPHPFTEWNDRFRDDARRFWRGDRGMAGDLARRVAGSAEIFDQNGRPATASVNFITAHDGFTLQDLVSYGEKQNLANGEENRDGHDANFSEALESVEAQALRKRALLATLLMSQGVPMLLAGDEIGNSQGGNNNAYAQDNEIGWIDWSAPDDTLKTFVKHLIQIRKDHRVLRQNRYLHSLIRKQDGMRDLIWRLASGEEPEPHDWNNPELRCIGVEIRGAAEGPAGEAGNEAVYVILNAGPAREVKLPPGRWTRALDTALPGREVEQIDAPEACLAAQSVQVFTRATVQEKS from the coding sequence ATGAAGATCACTCCCGGCGAAGCGGACCCGCTGGGCGCCACGCCCTGCGAGGGCGGCGTGAACTTCGCGCTGGCCTCGGCTCATGCCGAGCGGGTGGAGCTTTGCCTGTTTACCAAGTCTGGCGAGCAGCGGATCGACCTGCCGGGGCGCAGCGGACCGACCTGGCACGGCTTCGTCGCGGGTCTTAAGCCGGGGGCGCGCTACGGCTACCGGGTGCATGGGCCCTGGGCGCCCGAGGCGGGGCATCGGTTCAACCCGGCGAAGCTTCTGATCGACCCCTATGCGCGCGAGATCGACTCGAAGATCAGCTGGCAAGCCCCTATGCAATATGGGAAATCCAAACCCGACCGGCGCAACAGCGCAAGCGTCACGCCGAAATCCGTCGTGGCCGAGATCGCGCGGCCCGATTGGGATCGGCCGCAGCATAGCTGGTCGGAGACGGTGATCTACGAGGCCCATCCCAAGGGGCTGACGATGACCCATCCGGAGGTGCCCGGAGCCTTGCGCGGCACCTGGGCGGGGCTCGCCTCCGATCCGATCCTGTCGCATCTCACCGATCTCGGGATCACCGCGATCGAGCTGCTGCCGAGCTGCGCCTATCTCGACGATCGCTTCCTCGTCGAGAAGGGCTTGAGCAATTACTGGGGCTATCAGCCCATCGCCAATTTCGCGCCGGAGCCGCGTTATTCCGGTGCCGATCCGCGCGGCGAATTCCGCGAGATGGTGCGGCGCTTCCATGGCGCCGGGATCGAGGTGATCCTCGACGTCGTCTACAACCACACGGGCGAGGGCAACGCGATCGGGCCGATGCTCAGCCTGCGCGGGATCGACAATGCGAACTATTACCGCCTGACGCCCGAGGGCGCCTATATCGACGAGACCGGGACCGGCAATACGCTGGACCTGTCGAACCCGCTCTGTCTGCGGCTCGTGATGGATTGCCTGCGCCATTGGGTCGAGGAGATGGGCGTCGATGGCTTCCGCTTCGATCTGGCCGCGACACTGGCGCGCGGCACCTCGGGGGCCGTCGAGGCGCATGCGCAGTTCCTCGCCGCGCTCGAGCAGGATCCGGTGCTGCGGACCGTGAAGTTGATCGCCGAGCCTTGGGATATCGGGCCGGGCGGCTACTATCTCGGCGGCTTCCCGCATCCGTTCACTGAATGGAACGACCGTTTCCGCGACGATGCGCGGCGGTTCTGGCGCGGCGACCGGGGCATGGCGGGCGACCTGGCGCGGCGTGTGGCGGGCTCGGCGGAAATCTTCGACCAGAACGGGCGGCCCGCGACGGCCTCGGTGAATTTCATTACCGCCCATGACGGCTTCACGCTGCAAGACCTTGTTTCCTATGGCGAAAAGCAGAACCTCGCGAATGGCGAGGAAAATCGCGACGGCCATGATGCGAATTTCTCGGAAGCGCTGGAGAGCGTCGAAGCGCAGGCTCTGCGCAAACGCGCGCTGCTTGCCACACTATTGATGAGCCAAGGCGTGCCGATGCTGCTGGCCGGTGACGAGATCGGCAATTCGCAGGGCGGCAACAACAACGCCTATGCGCAGGATAACGAGATCGGCTGGATCGACTGGAGCGCGCCTGATGACACTTTAAAAACCTTCGTCAAACATCTGATACAGATACGCAAAGATCACCGCGTCCTGCGACAAAACCGCTACCTACACTCGCTGATCCGCAAGCAGGACGGGATGCGCGATCTGATCTGGCGACTTGCCTCTGGCGAGGAACCCGAGCCGCATGATTGGAACAATCCCGAGCTGCGTTGCATCGGCGTCGAGATTCGCGGTGCCGCCGAAGGTCCCGCGGGCGAGGCCGGCAACGAAGCCGTCTATGTGATCCTCAACGCAGGCCCCGCGCGCGAAGTGAAATTGCCGCCGGGCCGCTGGACTCGCGCGCTCGATACCGCCTTGCCGGGACGAGAAGTGGAACAAATCGACGCCCCCGAGGCTTGCCTTGCCGCACAATCCGTTCAAGTCTTTACCCGCGCCACAGTGCAGGAGAAATCATGA
- a CDS encoding alpha-D-glucose phosphate-specific phosphoglucomutase, whose translation MTRHATQPIDGQKPGTSGLRKKTRVFMQPNYLENFVQSTVDAIGGLRGKTLVLGGDGRYFGREAASTILKMAAANGAARVIVGQGALLSTPAASNLIRQRQADGGIILSASHNPGGPDEDFGVKYNSANGGPAPESITSAIHKRTQEISEYHLLDAADPDLDSLGETPLGEMTVEVVDPVSAYADLMEMIFDFNALRDVFKSGFRMRMDSMCAITGPYAVEIFENRLGAPAGTVTHGTPLPDFGGMHPDPNPTWAHELMDEMMGEDAPDFGAASDGDGDRNMILGAGTYVSPSDSFAVLAANAHLVPGYKDGLKGVARSMPTSAAADRVAEALGLDCYETPTGWKFFGNLMDAGRVSLCGEESFGTGSDHVREKDGLWAVLMWLNILAARKMSVAEIMADHFARYGRNYYSRHDYEALPTEQAEAMLGDLRSRLGELKGTQVEGLTVESSDEFSYTDPVDGSVAEGQGFRILFEGGSRVVLRLSGTGTEGATLRVYLERYAPGPDGLDHDPQEALSPIIRATEALVGIRERTGREKPDVIT comes from the coding sequence ATGACCCGCCACGCGACCCAGCCCATCGACGGCCAGAAACCCGGCACCTCGGGGCTGCGCAAGAAAACCCGCGTTTTCATGCAGCCGAACTACCTCGAGAATTTCGTGCAATCGACCGTCGACGCGATCGGCGGCCTGCGCGGCAAGACCTTGGTTCTTGGCGGTGACGGACGGTATTTCGGACGGGAAGCGGCAAGCACGATCCTGAAAATGGCAGCCGCCAACGGGGCGGCGCGGGTGATTGTGGGGCAGGGTGCGTTGCTCTCGACGCCCGCCGCGTCGAACCTGATCCGGCAGCGCCAGGCGGATGGCGGGATCATCCTCTCGGCCAGCCACAATCCGGGCGGTCCGGACGAGGATTTCGGCGTCAAATACAACTCTGCAAATGGTGGCCCCGCGCCGGAATCGATCACCTCTGCGATCCATAAGCGCACGCAGGAGATCAGCGAATATCACTTGCTCGATGCGGCAGATCCCGATCTGGATAGCCTTGGCGAAACGCCGCTGGGAGAGATGACCGTCGAAGTCGTCGACCCGGTGAGCGCCTATGCCGACCTAATGGAAATGATATTCGATTTCAACGCGTTGCGAGACGTTTTTAAATCGGGCTTCCGGATGCGGATGGACTCGATGTGCGCCATCACCGGACCTTACGCGGTGGAGATTTTCGAGAACCGCCTCGGCGCGCCGGCGGGGACCGTCACGCATGGGACGCCGCTTCCGGATTTCGGCGGCATGCATCCCGATCCGAACCCGACCTGGGCGCATGAGCTGATGGACGAGATGATGGGCGAAGATGCCCCGGATTTCGGCGCGGCCTCGGATGGCGATGGCGACCGGAACATGATCCTTGGCGCGGGGACCTATGTCTCGCCGTCGGACAGCTTCGCGGTGCTGGCCGCAAATGCGCATCTCGTGCCGGGCTACAAGGACGGGCTGAAGGGCGTCGCACGCTCGATGCCGACCTCGGCGGCGGCGGATCGGGTGGCCGAGGCGCTTGGCCTCGATTGCTACGAGACGCCGACGGGCTGGAAGTTCTTCGGCAATCTGATGGATGCGGGTCGCGTGTCGCTCTGTGGCGAGGAAAGCTTCGGCACGGGCTCCGACCATGTGCGCGAGAAGGACGGACTCTGGGCGGTGCTGATGTGGCTCAACATCCTTGCGGCGCGCAAGATGTCGGTGGCCGAGATCATGGCCGATCATTTCGCGCGTTACGGCCGCAACTACTATTCGCGCCACGATTACGAGGCGCTGCCGACCGAGCAGGCTGAGGCGATGCTGGGCGATCTACGCAGCCGCCTTGGAGAGCTGAAAGGGACGCAAGTCGAAGGGCTTACGGTCGAAAGTTCAGACGAGTTTTCCTACACCGATCCGGTCGATGGCTCGGTCGCGGAAGGTCAGGGTTTCCGTATTCTGTTCGAAGGCGGCTCGCGCGTCGTACTGCGTCTGTCGGGCACGGGCACCGAGGGCGCGACGCTGCGCGTGTATCTCGAGCGCTATGCGCCGGGACCGGATGGGCTGGACCATGATCCGCAGGAGGCGCTTTCGCCGATCATCCGGGCGACAGAGGCGCTGGTGGGCATCCGCGAACGCACGGGGCGCGAGAAACCCGACGTCATCACCTGA
- the glgA gene encoding glycogen synthase GlgA: MKRVLSVASEAVPLIKTGGLADVAGALPAALKGQGWEMRVMIPAYRGILKKLKSPKPVWESESLYGGPARLVLGKTGGIEVLALQADHLFDRDGGPYSQDGRDYPDNAERFAALSFVAAEIAREGAGKWQPDLVHCHDWQTGLVPWYLRGTGIPTVMTIHNIAFQGRFGRDKLAALGLQTWDFTREGVEFWGDISTLKAGLVAASAITTVSPRYAEELMRGEFGMGLEGVIQARAGDLHGILNGIDLDVWNPETDPEVTSFSAAKSGGKSKNRKALEAEFDLDVPGPLAILISRLTPQKGIDLLAPALGPYLEAGGGLAVLGSGDGWAEDAMRDLAARHPGRVGVKIGYDEALSHRMYAGGDAVLVPSRFEPCGLTQLYGLRYGCLPVVSAVGGLADTVVGATPATEAAGASTGIVFHPVDDLALRQALMKLIALYADRKGWAAMQRRAMKTDWGWDGSAARYAALYDALLAR, encoded by the coding sequence ATGAAACGCGTGCTCTCGGTTGCGTCAGAAGCGGTTCCGCTGATCAAGACGGGCGGTCTGGCCGATGTGGCAGGCGCATTGCCCGCCGCCCTCAAAGGGCAGGGCTGGGAGATGCGGGTGATGATCCCGGCCTATCGCGGGATTCTGAAAAAGCTGAAATCACCGAAGCCGGTATGGGAAAGCGAGAGCCTCTATGGCGGCCCGGCGCGGCTGGTGCTGGGCAAGACGGGTGGCATCGAGGTTCTGGCGCTGCAGGCCGACCACCTGTTCGACCGGGACGGGGGGCCGTATTCGCAAGACGGGCGCGACTACCCCGACAATGCCGAACGCTTCGCAGCGCTCAGTTTCGTCGCAGCCGAGATCGCGCGCGAGGGCGCGGGCAAATGGCAGCCCGATCTGGTGCATTGCCACGATTGGCAGACCGGGCTCGTGCCATGGTATCTGCGCGGCACCGGCATCCCGACCGTGATGACCATCCACAATATCGCATTTCAGGGCCGGTTCGGCCGCGACAAGCTGGCGGCGCTCGGGCTGCAGACCTGGGATTTCACCCGCGAGGGTGTGGAATTCTGGGGCGACATCTCGACGCTGAAAGCCGGGCTGGTTGCGGCGAGCGCGATCACCACGGTCAGCCCGCGCTACGCAGAAGAGCTGATGCGCGGCGAGTTCGGCATGGGGCTGGAAGGTGTCATTCAGGCGCGCGCGGGCGATCTGCACGGTATTCTCAACGGCATCGATCTGGATGTCTGGAACCCCGAGACCGATCCGGAAGTAACGTCTTTCTCTGCGGCGAAATCCGGCGGAAAATCGAAGAACCGCAAAGCCTTGGAGGCCGAATTTGATCTCGATGTGCCGGGACCGCTGGCGATCCTGATCTCGCGCCTGACGCCGCAGAAGGGGATCGATTTGCTCGCTCCGGCGCTCGGGCCCTATCTCGAGGCGGGCGGCGGTCTTGCGGTGCTGGGATCGGGCGATGGCTGGGCGGAAGATGCGATGCGCGACCTTGCCGCGCGCCACCCCGGCCGGGTCGGCGTGAAGATCGGTTATGACGAGGCGCTGAGCCACCGGATGTATGCAGGCGGCGACGCGGTGCTGGTGCCCTCGCGCTTCGAGCCCTGCGGGCTGACCCAGCTCTACGGGCTTCGCTATGGCTGCCTGCCGGTGGTCTCCGCCGTGGGCGGCCTCGCCGATACGGTGGTGGGCGCGACGCCTGCGACCGAGGCTGCAGGCGCATCGACCGGGATCGTCTTCCATCCCGTCGACGATCTCGCGTTGCGGCAGGCGCTGATGAAGCTGATCGCGCTCTATGCCGATCGCAAGGGCTGGGCCGCGATGCAGCGCCGAGCTATGAAGACCGACTGGGGCTGGGACGGATCGGCCGCACGCTACGCCGCGCTTTATGACGCGCTTCTCGCCCGATGA
- the glgC gene encoding glucose-1-phosphate adenylyltransferase → MKPQPNTRLSAQAMAFVLAGGRGSRLKELTDRRAKPAVYFGGKTRIIDFALSNALNSGIRKMAIATQYKAHSLIRHIQRGWDFFRAERNEYLDILPASQRVADSRWYAGTADAVAQNIDIIEDYGVKYVIILAGDHIYKMDYEVMLRQHVDTKADVTIGCLTVPRMEATAFGVMAIDKTGQITDFLEKPADPPGMPGDPDHALASMGIYVFDWQFLRELLIRDMEDPNSSHDFGHDLIPQIVKHGKAMAHKFSDSCVTTGLETEPYWRDVGTVDAFWQANIDLTDFTPKLDLYDTEWPIWTYAEIVPPAKFIHDEDGRRGSAISSLVSGDCIVSGAEVRNSLLYTGVRAHSFASLEEAVVLPYVDIGRHARLSQCVIDRGVHIPEGLVVGEDPEEDEKWFRRSEGGVVLITQTMLDKRAAALD, encoded by the coding sequence ATGAAACCACAGCCCAACACACGCCTGAGCGCGCAGGCCATGGCCTTCGTGCTGGCGGGCGGCCGGGGGAGCCGCTTGAAGGAACTGACCGACCGGCGCGCGAAACCCGCCGTCTATTTCGGCGGCAAGACCCGGATCATCGATTTCGCCCTGTCGAACGCGCTCAACTCCGGCATCCGCAAGATGGCGATCGCCACGCAATACAAGGCGCATTCGCTGATCCGCCACATCCAGCGCGGCTGGGACTTCTTCCGCGCCGAGCGGAACGAATATCTCGACATCCTGCCCGCGAGCCAACGCGTGGCCGACAGCCGCTGGTATGCAGGCACTGCCGACGCGGTGGCGCAGAACATTGATATTATTGAAGATTACGGCGTGAAATACGTCATCATCCTCGCCGGTGACCACATCTACAAGATGGATTACGAGGTGATGCTGCGCCAGCATGTCGACACCAAGGCCGATGTCACGATCGGCTGTCTGACCGTGCCGCGGATGGAGGCGACCGCTTTCGGCGTGATGGCGATCGACAAGACCGGACAGATCACCGATTTCCTCGAAAAGCCCGCCGATCCGCCCGGGATGCCCGGCGATCCCGATCATGCTCTGGCCTCGATGGGGATCTATGTCTTCGATTGGCAATTCCTGCGCGAATTGCTGATCCGCGACATGGAAGACCCGAATTCGTCCCATGATTTCGGCCATGACCTGATCCCGCAGATCGTCAAACACGGCAAGGCGATGGCGCATAAGTTCTCGGATAGCTGCGTGACGACGGGGCTCGAGACAGAGCCGTACTGGCGCGACGTGGGCACGGTGGATGCCTTCTGGCAGGCCAATATCGACCTGACCGATTTCACGCCGAAGCTCGACCTCTACGACACCGAATGGCCGATCTGGACCTATGCCGAGATCGTGCCGCCCGCGAAATTCATCCATGACGAGGATGGCAGACGCGGCTCGGCAATCTCCTCGCTGGTCTCGGGCGACTGCATCGTGTCCGGCGCGGAGGTGCGCAATTCGCTGCTCTATACCGGCGTGCGCGCGCATAGTTTCGCGAGCCTGGAGGAGGCCGTGGTGCTGCCTTACGTCGATATCGGGCGGCATGCGCGGCTGAGCCAATGCGTGATCGACCGCGGCGTGCATATTCCCGAAGGACTCGTCGTGGGCGAAGACCCGGAGGAGGACGAGAAGTGGTTCCGCCGGTCGGAAGGCGGCGTCGTGCTGATCACGCAGACTATGCTCGACAAACGCGCGGCGGCATTGGACTAA